From a region of the Helianthus annuus cultivar XRQ/B chromosome 5, HanXRQr2.0-SUNRISE, whole genome shotgun sequence genome:
- the LOC118492291 gene encoding translocon at the outer membrane of chloroplasts 64-like, whose translation MASSSSAPNFGAFVQKLADEAGKSKTSNDVSKEAAAEIAQEKGNAAFKAKSWQKAIGFYTDAIKLNSTTATYFSNRAAAYLEVGSFILAEADCTKAIDLDKKNVKAYVRRGTAREMLGSYKKAIEDFRYALVLEPTNKRAAVSADRLTKLFQ comes from the exons ATGGCGTCTTCTTCTTCAGCGCCTAATTTCGGAGCCTTTGTCCAGAAGTTAGCTGATGAAGCTGGAAAGTCAAAAACGTCCAATGATGTCAGCAAGGAAGCCGCTGCTGAAATTGCCCAAGAAAAG GGTAACGCTGCTTTTAAAGCAAAAAGTTGGCAGAAGGCAATTGGGTTTTATACTGATGCCATCAAACTCAACAGCACCACTGCAACTTACTTTAGTAACCGAGCTGCCGCCTATTTGGAAGTGGGAAG TTTCATTCTAGCTGAAGCAGATTGTACCAAAGCTATCGATCTTGATAAAAAG AATGTGAAGGCATACGTAAGGAGAGGTACAGCACGGGAGATGCTTGGATCCTACAAAAAGGCAATTGAAG ATTTCAGGTACGCACTTGTTCTAGAGCCAACCAATAAAAGGGCAGCAGTGTCTGCAGACAGGCTAACAAAATTATTTCAGTAG